From the genome of uncultured Cohaesibacter sp., one region includes:
- a CDS encoding pyruvate dehydrogenase complex dihydrolipoamide acetyltransferase: protein MPVTITMPALSPTMESGTLAKWLVKEGDDVAIGDVIAEIETDKATMEVEAVDEGKVGKILVEAGATDVPVNEPIAILLEEGEDESALDAAPAAAPAPKAGEAKTDAAPAAKEEAAPAPQVSAGAGVTGADGNRIFSSPLARRLAKMNDLDLAKIEGTGPRGRIVKRDVEAAVAAGTAKAGAAPAAEKAAAAPAPAAAPTGPSDDQVLKMFEEGSYELVPHDGMRKTIAKRLTEAKQTIPHFYVSVDLELDALLSLRSQLNAAAPRKDDKPVYKLSVNDMVIKALALALRDVPDANVSWTADNMVKHKHVDVGVAVSIPGGLITPIIRKAEEKALSTISNEMKDLGKRAKDRKLKPEEYQGGTTAVSNMGMMGVKNFSAVVNPPHSTILAVGAGEKRPVVDGDEIKIATVMSVTLSTDHRTVDGALGAQLLKAFKGYIENPMSLLV, encoded by the coding sequence ATGCCCGTAACCATTACGATGCCTGCCCTTTCTCCCACCATGGAAAGCGGCACACTGGCCAAATGGCTCGTGAAAGAAGGCGACGATGTTGCGATCGGCGACGTGATTGCCGAAATCGAAACCGACAAAGCGACCATGGAAGTGGAAGCCGTGGACGAAGGCAAGGTTGGCAAGATCCTTGTTGAAGCCGGGGCGACCGATGTTCCCGTCAATGAGCCGATTGCCATCCTGCTTGAAGAGGGTGAAGACGAATCCGCCCTTGATGCTGCCCCTGCTGCGGCTCCCGCGCCGAAGGCCGGGGAAGCCAAGACTGATGCGGCTCCTGCTGCCAAAGAAGAGGCTGCGCCTGCTCCTCAGGTCTCCGCCGGTGCTGGCGTGACCGGGGCTGACGGCAATCGCATTTTCTCCTCACCGCTGGCGCGTCGTCTTGCCAAGATGAACGATCTCGATCTTGCCAAGATCGAGGGTACCGGTCCGCGCGGCCGTATCGTCAAGCGTGACGTCGAGGCGGCTGTTGCTGCTGGTACGGCCAAGGCTGGTGCTGCGCCTGCCGCCGAGAAAGCCGCTGCCGCTCCGGCTCCTGCTGCTGCTCCAACCGGGCCATCCGACGATCAGGTCCTCAAAATGTTCGAGGAAGGCTCTTACGAGCTTGTGCCACACGATGGCATGCGCAAGACCATTGCAAAACGTCTGACCGAAGCCAAGCAGACCATCCCGCACTTCTATGTGTCGGTTGATCTGGAGCTGGACGCTCTTCTTTCTCTGCGCAGCCAGCTCAATGCTGCTGCACCGCGCAAGGACGACAAGCCGGTCTACAAGCTGTCGGTCAACGACATGGTCATCAAGGCTCTGGCTCTGGCCCTGCGTGATGTTCCGGATGCAAACGTGTCCTGGACCGCTGACAACATGGTCAAGCACAAGCATGTCGACGTTGGTGTTGCTGTTTCCATTCCGGGCGGTCTGATCACTCCGATCATCCGCAAGGCAGAGGAAAAAGCTCTATCCACCATCTCCAACGAGATGAAGGATCTGGGCAAGCGCGCTAAGGATCGCAAGCTCAAGCCTGAGGAATATCAGGGTGGCACCACTGCCGTGTCGAACATGGGCATGATGGGCGTGAAGAATTTCTCGGCCGTTGTGAACCCGCCGCATTCGACCATTCTGGCCGTTGGTGCTGGTGAGAAGCGTCCGGTTGTCGATGGTGACGAAATCAAGATCGCCACCGTAATGAGCGTCACGTTGTCCACCGACCACCGCACCGTCGATGGTGCTCTGGGTGCCCAGCTGCTCAAGGCCTTCAAGGGTTACATCGAGAACCCGATGAGCCTCTTGGTTTAG
- a CDS encoding MFS transporter: MSLVSIKTRSLMLLCLSQIAVLSLWFSASAVAPTLAREFSLPGDVIALMSSAVQAGFVVGCIISAGFGLADRTDPRLLYALCAIAGALANTAFIYLEPGTTLSILMRLATGAVIAGVYPVGMKIAMSWAKGDAGWLVGMLVGSLMIGSASPHLIAYFGDVNWRAVLWATSMISALGGLTVMLVAIGPNFAKSPKFELSKAITAFTDRPIRLANYGYFGHMWEVYAMWAWIGLYLAASFEAAGLDDANRWASLMAFVTIAAGAPVSMIGGRLADRFGRTLMTSTVLAMSGICSLLAGPLFGGPVLVVCLLAVIWGATVSPDSAQFSTAVGELSKPENRGTMLTMQTAIGFSLALVSVQLMPHWIDLVGWHWAFTPLVAGPIFGIVSMLSLRRLPQSRQLAGGRR, encoded by the coding sequence ATGAGCCTTGTTTCCATCAAGACCCGATCTCTCATGCTTTTGTGCCTGAGCCAGATCGCTGTTCTGTCGCTTTGGTTTTCCGCTTCTGCGGTCGCGCCAACTCTGGCGCGGGAATTCTCTTTGCCGGGCGATGTCATCGCCCTGATGTCGTCCGCCGTTCAGGCAGGCTTTGTCGTCGGCTGCATCATCAGCGCCGGTTTCGGCCTTGCCGACCGCACCGATCCGCGCCTGCTCTACGCGCTGTGCGCGATCGCCGGTGCGCTTGCCAACACGGCCTTTATCTATCTCGAACCGGGCACGACCCTGTCGATCCTGATGCGTCTTGCCACGGGTGCTGTCATCGCGGGCGTCTACCCGGTTGGCATGAAGATCGCCATGAGTTGGGCCAAGGGCGACGCAGGCTGGCTCGTCGGCATGCTGGTCGGCTCCCTGATGATCGGCTCGGCAAGCCCGCATCTCATCGCCTACTTCGGCGATGTGAACTGGCGAGCGGTCCTCTGGGCGACGAGCATGATATCTGCTCTGGGTGGCCTCACCGTCATGTTGGTCGCCATCGGCCCCAACTTTGCCAAGAGCCCAAAATTCGAATTGTCCAAGGCCATCACGGCCTTCACCGACCGTCCCATCCGTCTCGCCAACTATGGCTATTTCGGCCACATGTGGGAGGTCTACGCCATGTGGGCGTGGATCGGACTTTACCTTGCCGCCAGCTTCGAAGCCGCCGGGCTGGATGATGCCAACCGCTGGGCTTCGCTGATGGCCTTTGTCACCATCGCAGCGGGTGCTCCCGTCTCGATGATCGGCGGACGTCTGGCGGATCGCTTCGGACGAACCTTGATGACCAGCACCGTCCTCGCCATGAGCGGTATCTGCTCGCTGCTGGCCGGCCCACTCTTTGGCGGCCCCGTCCTCGTAGTCTGCCTTCTGGCTGTTATATGGGGAGCAACCGTCTCGCCCGACAGCGCCCAGTTCTCCACGGCAGTCGGTGAATTGTCCAAGCCCGAAAACCGCGGAACGATGCTGACCATGCAGACCGCCATCGGCTTTTCTCTCGCGCTTGTCTCTGTTCAACTCATGCCCCATTGGATCGACCTGGTTGGATGGCACTGGGCCTTCACGCCATTGGTGGCGGGCCCCATCTTCGGGATTGTGTCCATGCTTTCGCTGCGACGACTCCCCCAGTCCCGGCAACTGGCAGGTGGACGCCGCTGA
- the lpdA gene encoding dihydrolipoyl dehydrogenase, whose product MAQNEFDVIVVGSGPGGYVTAIRASQLGMKTAIVEKNDLGGICLNWGCIPTKALLRSAEIYHFMQNAKDYGLSAEGVSFDLQKVVERSRGVSKQLNNGVGFLMKKNKVTVIKGAAVLEGKGAIKVTGENEGVYKAPHIILATGARPRVLPGLEPDGKLIWTYFNALKPDIMPKSLVVVGSGAIGIEFASFFNTMGADVTVVEMMPKVLPVEDDEISGMARKALEKQGIKILTEAKVTSVNKSGETLEATIEKKGGKTETVKADRLISAVGVQGNIENLGLEKLGIKTDRGCIVIDDYGRTNVEGIYAIGDVAGPPMLAHKAEHEGVVCVEAIAGKKPHPMDKSKIPGCTYCHPQVSSVGLTEQACKEKGLDVRVGRFPFIANGKAIALGEPEGMIKTIFDKKTGQLLGAHMIGAEVTELIQGFCVAMGLETTEEELMHTIFPHPTLSEMMPESVRDAYGMVIQT is encoded by the coding sequence ATGGCTCAAAATGAATTCGATGTGATTGTTGTTGGCTCCGGCCCGGGTGGCTATGTCACCGCCATCCGCGCGTCCCAGCTTGGCATGAAGACTGCAATTGTTGAGAAGAATGACCTCGGCGGCATCTGCCTGAACTGGGGCTGCATTCCGACCAAGGCCCTGCTGCGCTCCGCCGAGATCTATCACTTTATGCAGAATGCCAAGGATTATGGCCTGTCTGCCGAAGGCGTCAGCTTCGATCTGCAGAAGGTCGTCGAGCGCTCTCGCGGTGTTTCCAAACAGCTGAACAACGGCGTCGGCTTCCTGATGAAAAAGAACAAGGTCACCGTCATCAAGGGTGCCGCTGTTCTGGAAGGCAAGGGTGCGATCAAGGTGACCGGCGAGAATGAAGGGGTCTACAAGGCACCACATATCATTCTGGCGACCGGTGCCCGTCCACGCGTTCTGCCCGGCCTTGAGCCCGATGGCAAGCTGATCTGGACCTATTTTAATGCCCTCAAGCCGGATATCATGCCGAAATCTCTGGTGGTTGTCGGCTCCGGTGCCATCGGCATCGAGTTTGCCAGCTTCTTCAACACCATGGGCGCTGATGTCACCGTGGTTGAGATGATGCCGAAAGTCCTGCCGGTGGAAGACGATGAAATCTCCGGCATGGCCCGCAAGGCGCTCGAGAAGCAGGGGATCAAGATCCTCACCGAAGCCAAGGTGACGAGCGTCAACAAGAGCGGCGAAACTCTTGAAGCCACCATCGAGAAAAAGGGCGGCAAGACCGAAACCGTCAAGGCGGACCGTCTCATCTCGGCTGTCGGCGTTCAGGGCAACATCGAGAATCTCGGCCTTGAGAAACTCGGCATCAAGACCGATCGTGGCTGCATCGTGATTGACGATTATGGCCGCACCAACGTCGAGGGCATCTATGCCATCGGCGATGTTGCCGGTCCTCCGATGCTGGCACACAAGGCCGAGCATGAAGGCGTTGTCTGTGTCGAAGCCATCGCTGGCAAGAAGCCGCATCCGATGGACAAGAGCAAGATCCCGGGCTGCACCTATTGCCACCCGCAGGTGTCCTCTGTCGGGCTTACTGAGCAGGCCTGCAAGGAAAAGGGTCTGGATGTCCGCGTCGGGCGCTTCCCGTTCATTGCCAACGGCAAGGCGATCGCCCTTGGTGAGCCGGAAGGCATGATCAAGACGATCTTTGACAAGAAGACCGGCCAGTTGCTCGGTGCGCACATGATCGGTGCGGAAGTGACCGAGCTGATTCAGGGCTTCTGTGTTGCAATGGGTCTGGAGACCACCGAGGAAGAGTTGATGCACACCATCTTCCCGCATCCGACCCTGTCGGAAATGATGCCGGAATCGGTGCGCGATGCCTACGGTATGGTCATCCAGACGTAA
- a CDS encoding GlsB/YeaQ/YmgE family stress response membrane protein gives MGFIGWIIVGIVAGFIAEKVTKSNHGLITNLIVGLIGAFVGGFIAGKFGISFVQNALIDTTIIATLGAILVLFVYQKVRS, from the coding sequence ATGGGCTTTATCGGTTGGATCATCGTCGGCATCGTTGCCGGTTTCATTGCAGAAAAAGTTACCAAGTCCAATCACGGACTTATCACAAATCTGATCGTCGGCTTGATCGGCGCATTCGTCGGCGGGTTCATCGCTGGCAAATTCGGCATCTCGTTTGTGCAGAATGCGCTTATCGACACCACGATCATTGCCACCCTCGGCGCAATTCTGGTGCTGTTTGTTTACCAGAAAGTCAGAAGCTGA
- the lipA gene encoding lipoyl synthase has product MVTIIDTVSDKAAGDATAARPRHPEKAHRPDNPVQRKPDWIRVKAPGSPTYKETLDIVRGNKLVTVCEEAGCPNMGECWSHRHASFMIMGEICTRACAFCNVSTGMPNALDPYEPENTGRAVAQMGLKHVVITSVDRDDLADGGAQHFADVIHAIRAASPETTIEVLTPDFLRKEGALETVVAAKPDVFNHNLETVPSNYLKVRPGARYFHSIRLLQRVKELDPTMFTKSGIMVGLGEERNEVLQLMDDLRVAEVDFLTIGQYLQPTKKHHPVMKFVTPDEFKGYETIAYTKGFLLVSASPLTRSSHHAGEDFAKLKAARIAKIGH; this is encoded by the coding sequence ATGGTTACAATCATCGATACCGTTTCAGACAAGGCTGCTGGCGACGCCACAGCAGCGCGTCCTCGCCATCCTGAAAAGGCGCATCGCCCCGACAATCCGGTGCAGCGCAAACCGGACTGGATCCGCGTCAAGGCGCCCGGATCTCCGACTTATAAAGAGACCCTCGACATCGTGCGCGGCAACAAGCTTGTCACCGTGTGCGAGGAAGCGGGTTGCCCGAATATGGGTGAATGCTGGTCACATCGACACGCCAGCTTCATGATCATGGGCGAGATCTGCACCCGCGCTTGTGCCTTCTGCAATGTCTCGACGGGCATGCCCAATGCGCTCGATCCGTATGAGCCGGAAAATACGGGACGTGCCGTCGCGCAGATGGGGCTCAAGCACGTCGTCATCACCTCGGTTGACCGGGATGATCTGGCAGACGGCGGCGCGCAGCATTTTGCCGATGTGATCCATGCGATCCGTGCGGCATCCCCCGAGACGACCATTGAGGTTCTGACGCCAGACTTCCTGCGCAAGGAAGGGGCGCTGGAGACCGTCGTGGCCGCCAAGCCCGACGTCTTCAACCATAATCTTGAGACCGTGCCATCGAACTATCTCAAGGTGCGTCCGGGTGCCCGTTATTTCCACTCGATCCGCCTTTTGCAGCGGGTCAAGGAGCTGGACCCGACGATGTTCACCAAGTCGGGCATCATGGTTGGCCTTGGCGAAGAGCGCAACGAAGTGCTCCAGCTGATGGATGATCTCCGCGTTGCCGAAGTGGACTTCCTGACCATCGGGCAGTATCTGCAGCCGACCAAGAAGCACCATCCGGTGATGAAGTTCGTGACCCCGGACGAGTTCAAGGGCTACGAGACCATCGCCTATACGAAGGGGTTCCTTCTGGTGTCTGCCAGCCCGCTGACGCGGTCTTCCCACCACGCCGGTGAGGATTTTGCCAAGCTCAAGGCTGCGCGTATCGCCAAAATCGGACATTAA
- a CDS encoding type II toxin-antitoxin system RatA family toxin: MPKFQTRHKVNHSAEKMYALVADIERYPEFVPLCQSLHVRGRRATDEGEIMVADMTVAYKMIRESFTSKVTLTPQKHQILAEYLDGPFKHLENRWTFEPIEGEPEKSYIVFYIDYEFKSRLLAGLMGAMFDKAFHKFSSAFEKRADLIYG, from the coding sequence ATGCCCAAGTTTCAGACCCGTCATAAAGTCAATCATTCTGCCGAGAAGATGTATGCTCTGGTTGCGGATATTGAGCGCTATCCGGAGTTCGTGCCGCTTTGCCAGAGCCTTCATGTGCGCGGACGGCGGGCGACGGACGAGGGCGAGATCATGGTGGCGGACATGACGGTTGCCTACAAGATGATCCGCGAGAGTTTCACCTCCAAAGTGACACTGACGCCGCAAAAGCATCAGATCCTTGCGGAATATCTCGACGGGCCGTTCAAGCACCTGGAGAACCGCTGGACCTTCGAGCCAATCGAAGGCGAGCCGGAGAAGAGTTACATCGTCTTCTACATCGACTATGAATTCAAAAGCCGCCTGTTGGCCGGGCTGATGGGGGCGATGTTTGACAAGGCCTTCCACAAATTCTCGAGCGCGTTCGAGAAGCGGGCCGACCTGATCTACGGGTGA